In Candidatus Hinthialibacter antarcticus, the following are encoded in one genomic region:
- a CDS encoding inositol monophosphatase family protein: protein MKELYDFALQLADQAGKNTLNYFRQSFEIETKADSSPVTIADKSTEELMRVEIEKRFPDDGIVGEEFGVKEGKTGRRWILDPIDGTKSFVRGFPAYGNLIGVVEGEQSIVGVVNIPAMGEMVSAFQGGGCFYNGERCQVSKVAAADKATALSSDFRDCAERWGDKALLRLFAETKLQRSWGDCYGYLMVATGRAEIMVDAYLHIWDVAALAPVIQEAGGTCTGVDGAFDVNVDHLVATNGAFHEQALQIFRGE, encoded by the coding sequence ATGAAAGAACTATATGACTTCGCCTTGCAACTTGCCGACCAGGCGGGCAAAAATACGCTGAACTATTTCCGCCAATCGTTTGAAATCGAAACCAAGGCCGACTCGTCGCCTGTTACGATTGCGGATAAATCGACCGAAGAACTGATGCGCGTGGAAATTGAGAAGCGTTTTCCTGATGACGGCATCGTTGGCGAAGAGTTCGGCGTCAAAGAGGGCAAGACCGGGCGCCGCTGGATTCTTGACCCCATCGACGGCACCAAATCGTTTGTGCGCGGCTTCCCCGCTTACGGCAACCTGATCGGCGTGGTCGAAGGCGAGCAATCCATCGTCGGCGTGGTGAATATCCCGGCGATGGGTGAAATGGTATCGGCGTTTCAGGGCGGCGGCTGTTTTTATAACGGCGAACGTTGTCAGGTTTCGAAGGTCGCCGCCGCCGACAAAGCCACGGCGTTGAGTTCAGATTTTCGCGACTGCGCCGAGCGCTGGGGCGACAAGGCGCTGCTACGCTTGTTTGCTGAGACTAAGTTGCAACGCTCCTGGGGCGATTGTTACGGCTATTTGATGGTCGCGACCGGACGCGCCGAAATTATGGTTGACGCGTACCTGCATATCTGGGACGTCGCCGCGCTGGCCCCGGTGATACAAGAAGCGGGCGGGACTTGCACGGGCGTGGATGGCGCCTTCGACGTGAACGTCGATCACTTGGTCGCAACCAACGGCGCCTTCCACGAACAGGCGCTCCAAATTTTCCGGGGTGAATGA
- a CDS encoding NYN domain-containing protein, with protein MFTQNTIRETPIVVAKAVFAHAVTHAKKDKEHLYRIFFYDCPPSKKKVQLPISKKTYDLSKSPVAQFRLELYEQLKQKRKVALRLGKVNDTQPTWYPKKEVMRQLINGKVKFENLVDGDFALDIKQKQIDMKLGVDIASVSFKQQVSKIVLVAGDSDFVPAAKLARREGIDFILDPMWNHISPDLKEHIDGLMSYCPKPIFNHKSK; from the coding sequence ATGTTTACACAAAATACGATTCGAGAGACCCCTATTGTTGTAGCGAAAGCAGTCTTTGCTCATGCTGTAACCCATGCTAAAAAGGATAAAGAGCATCTTTATCGTATTTTCTTTTATGATTGCCCTCCTTCGAAGAAAAAAGTGCAACTTCCAATTTCTAAAAAAACGTATGATTTATCAAAATCACCTGTTGCTCAATTCCGTTTAGAATTATACGAACAATTAAAACAAAAAAGAAAAGTTGCGCTTCGTCTTGGGAAAGTAAACGACACTCAGCCAACATGGTATCCCAAAAAAGAGGTTATGCGGCAATTGATCAATGGTAAGGTCAAATTTGAGAATCTTGTTGATGGTGATTTTGCTTTGGACATAAAGCAAAAACAAATTGATATGAAACTAGGGGTCGATATTGCTTCTGTTTCATTTAAGCAGCAAGTTAGCAAAATTGTTCTTGTCGCAGGAGATAGTGATTTCGTCCCCGCTGCAAAACTTGCTAGAAGAGAAGGAATTGATTTCATCCTCGACCCGATGTGGAACCATATCTCACCTGACTTAAAGGAACACATTGATGGACTTATGAGTTATTGTCCGAAACCGATTTTTAATCACAAATCAAAGTAA
- a CDS encoding Hsp20/alpha crystallin family protein: MTPLNSITSRSRGHRNSHLQPLKIWGQMADFTSQQTAWSPSVDLFEDDRKFVLQFEMPGVHQDDLDIDVYEDAVAVRGKRRFSVDEFSTQTMSWEDDSVSFSRRVLLPALAAVDLAECALSNGVLTLTVPKNESAPLQRIPVAFVE, translated from the coding sequence ATGACTCCGCTGAATTCGATTACGTCCCGCTCGCGCGGCCATCGAAATTCTCATCTGCAGCCGCTAAAAATTTGGGGACAGATGGCTGATTTTACCTCCCAACAGACGGCTTGGAGCCCTTCGGTCGATTTGTTTGAGGATGACCGCAAATTTGTTCTCCAGTTTGAAATGCCCGGCGTCCATCAAGACGACCTCGATATAGATGTCTATGAAGACGCGGTGGCAGTCCGTGGCAAGCGGCGCTTTAGCGTTGACGAATTTTCTACTCAGACCATGTCATGGGAGGACGATTCTGTTTCGTTTTCGAGACGGGTCTTGCTGCCGGCATTGGCGGCGGTTGATCTGGCTGAATGCGCTTTGAGTAACGGGGTCTTGACCCTGACGGTGCCCAAAAACGAATCCGCCCCCTTACAGCGCATCCCGGTTGCATTTGTCGAATAA
- the rpmH gene encoding 50S ribosomal protein L34 yields the protein MVKRTYQPSKIKRKRSHGFRARMKTRGGRDVIRRRRQKGRHRLTVSDK from the coding sequence ATGGTAAAACGTACCTATCAACCCAGCAAAATCAAACGCAAACGTTCACACGGTTTCCGTGCGCGAATGAAAACACGCGGCGGCCGCGACGTAATTAGACGTCGTCGCCAAAAAGGACGCCACCGTCTGACAGTGTCTGATAAATAA
- the rnpA gene encoding ribonuclease P protein component has product MNERFQTKERLRKNSEIREVLKQPGTRGRFMTVHFKNGLSGCSRFAVVAGRVVGNAVTRNRAKRRLRELFRRNKNDFAQAVDLVVRVKPAIRNAGFEEIEHDFLRILDQRNVRNRPSPPQP; this is encoded by the coding sequence TTGAACGAGCGATTTCAAACTAAAGAACGGCTGCGAAAAAACAGCGAAATCCGCGAGGTTTTAAAACAACCGGGTACGCGGGGCCGCTTTATGACGGTTCATTTCAAGAACGGCCTGAGCGGCTGTTCGCGATTCGCTGTTGTAGCCGGACGCGTTGTGGGAAACGCAGTAACGCGAAACCGGGCGAAACGACGCTTGCGCGAATTATTCAGGCGCAACAAAAACGATTTCGCCCAGGCGGTTGACTTGGTGGTTCGGGTAAAACCGGCAATTCGTAACGCCGGATTTGAAGAGATTGAGCACGATTTTTTACGCATCTTAGACCAACGCAACGTGCGAAACCGCCCATCGCCCCCTCAGCCGTAA
- the yidD gene encoding membrane protein insertion efficiency factor YidD translates to MAHFLGKTFHDAAQWPRWFAAAIIRAYKGFVSPWLGPRCRFTPTCSEYAIEVIQSFGVLYGGWLTLKRLVKCQPLHPGGVDLPPRPNAPQVRPTK, encoded by the coding sequence ATGGCGCATTTTTTGGGGAAAACCTTTCACGACGCCGCACAATGGCCCCGGTGGTTCGCCGCCGCAATCATTCGGGCCTATAAGGGTTTCGTTTCTCCGTGGCTTGGGCCGCGGTGCCGGTTTACCCCGACTTGTTCTGAGTATGCAATTGAAGTCATCCAGTCGTTCGGCGTGTTGTATGGCGGATGGTTGACTCTTAAGCGCCTCGTTAAATGCCAGCCTTTGCATCCAGGGGGAGTTGATCTCCCCCCGCGCCCGAACGCCCCACAAGTGCGCCCGACAAAATAA
- a CDS encoding YidC/Oxa1 family insertase periplasmic-domain containing protein has protein sequence MDNEKRLFLAFALSMLVILAFSWNNAKNAPPRKPQTETQQNAAAPGPISSASPTATQSPAPNAPVNRTQDRTQSSQVANGWGWLETSSDSVDSGEVVVESERYQIRFSKQGASPVSWKLLSYPQLFSKKRYLKLEQQYGSPVDKEIAQLEIQLLEQTKQTEDEQQPVNAINPLFDAGRAGMVVRWGQDRFDRDVTYTCDAESVTVSGETEIVFRSVHQDIVLEKRYQFYPDSYKVDLEIRLINQSDQPLAFQQQAFYDINWQGGFGFTSLRTDAANNAHVQMGGSVTTTLHPALQKTFGVSGVSAPVFLGSQLAGYRNPTSLIPNDDGEQVGWVGVSQKYFLAAIINHTPTEAAIQGLISPTDDELRFNKPMMGVRMRMAPSLPAGASHIDRFTLYVGPKDVKDMAMADATLEDARQLFLFSSLTGPIASWMLWLLQSFYSLVPNYGVCIILLTLLIKLLMFPVMQKQMHSMRKMQALQPHINQLKEQHKDDAQKMQKEQMELFRKHKVNPLGGCLPIFITIPIFVALYSTFSLSVELRGAPFFGWITDLSQPDAAFYIPLASYIIDINILPIAYTLLMFISMSMQKMEGPNAAAMKIMPFVFVFIFWQIASGVILYFVISMLIDVIQRIIIEKTNKEDLLAPPPTEKKRSAARKKA, from the coding sequence ATGGATAACGAAAAACGCCTCTTTCTAGCCTTCGCGCTTTCCATGTTGGTCATATTGGCCTTTAGTTGGAACAACGCAAAGAACGCGCCTCCGCGCAAACCACAAACGGAAACGCAACAGAACGCTGCCGCTCCCGGCCCGATTTCGTCTGCGTCGCCGACTGCGACCCAATCTCCAGCGCCAAACGCCCCCGTAAACCGTACGCAAGACCGTACGCAGTCATCTCAGGTCGCGAATGGGTGGGGTTGGTTAGAAACCTCCTCTGATTCGGTTGATAGCGGCGAAGTCGTGGTCGAGTCGGAACGCTACCAAATTCGCTTCTCTAAACAAGGCGCTTCCCCTGTCTCATGGAAACTGCTGAGTTACCCCCAATTATTCTCCAAAAAGCGATACCTCAAACTCGAACAGCAATATGGTTCACCCGTCGATAAAGAAATCGCCCAGTTAGAAATACAACTTTTAGAGCAAACCAAACAGACAGAAGACGAACAACAGCCCGTCAACGCCATCAACCCACTATTTGACGCAGGCCGCGCAGGCATGGTGGTGCGTTGGGGGCAAGACCGCTTTGATCGCGACGTTACATATACCTGCGACGCTGAATCGGTCACCGTATCCGGCGAGACCGAAATCGTCTTTCGCTCCGTTCACCAGGATATCGTTCTTGAAAAACGCTACCAGTTTTATCCCGACAGTTACAAAGTTGATCTAGAGATTCGCCTCATCAATCAATCAGACCAGCCGCTTGCGTTCCAACAGCAGGCTTTTTATGACATCAATTGGCAGGGCGGGTTTGGCTTTACGTCCCTGCGAACCGACGCCGCGAACAACGCGCACGTCCAAATGGGCGGGTCGGTCACAACAACGCTTCATCCCGCGTTACAGAAAACATTTGGGGTGTCAGGCGTCAGCGCGCCAGTATTTTTAGGTAGCCAGTTGGCTGGTTATCGCAACCCGACATCGTTGATTCCAAATGATGACGGCGAGCAAGTCGGTTGGGTGGGCGTGAGCCAAAAGTATTTTCTAGCGGCGATTATTAACCACACGCCGACCGAAGCCGCCATCCAAGGCTTAATCAGCCCGACCGATGACGAATTGCGCTTCAATAAACCGATGATGGGCGTACGTATGCGGATGGCCCCGTCGCTCCCAGCCGGCGCCTCGCACATCGACCGCTTCACGCTCTATGTCGGCCCCAAAGACGTCAAAGATATGGCGATGGCCGACGCCACCCTCGAAGACGCGCGACAGCTGTTTTTGTTTAGCAGTCTGACAGGCCCCATCGCATCATGGATGTTGTGGCTGTTGCAGTCCTTCTATTCTCTGGTACCCAACTACGGCGTTTGTATCATTTTGTTGACGCTGCTGATTAAGTTATTGATGTTCCCGGTCATGCAAAAGCAAATGCACTCCATGCGTAAAATGCAGGCGCTGCAGCCGCACATCAACCAACTCAAAGAGCAACACAAAGACGATGCACAGAAGATGCAGAAGGAACAGATGGAACTGTTCCGCAAGCACAAGGTGAACCCGTTGGGCGGGTGTTTGCCGATTTTTATTACCATTCCGATTTTTGTCGCGCTCTATTCGACCTTTAGTTTATCGGTCGAGTTGCGCGGTGCGCCGTTTTTTGGGTGGATCACCGACTTGTCTCAACCTGACGCCGCGTTTTACATTCCATTGGCGTCATACATCATTGACATCAACATCTTGCCGATTGCCTATACGCTGCTGATGTTTATCAGCATGAGTATGCAGAAAATGGAAGGCCCAAACGCCGCCGCCATGAAGATCATGCCGTTCGTCTTCGTCTTTATCTTCTGGCAAATCGCTTCCGGCGTCATTCTCTATTTTGTTATCAGCATGCTCATTGACGTGATTCAACGAATTATCATCGAAAAGACGAACAAAGAGGACCTGCTCGCGCCGCCTCCAACAGAAAAGAAGCGATCTGCGGCGCGCAAAAAAGCCTGA
- the jag gene encoding RNA-binding cell elongation regulator Jag/EloR: protein MKEITCKGSSIDLATDEALKQLGASRDEVAVEPISAGSSGFLGLFGGKPAVVRVSLRPDEKIQALVFMRNILRMMSVESEMDVQKVDGEVLITLGESASSLIGSRGQTLDSLQYLVSRFLSGDKDRDDFSKVVIDIDNYRDKREDDLKDMALRMAEQVASTKRDMRTDPLTAPERRIVHMTLKENPDVTTFSIGDGSRKRIVIATTDKDAQRARRNDSRSGSGERRSSGGRSGGRSSGGRSSSNRSGGRPSNNGGNSGGEGERKGGNSGNSRGSRGGSGRRRGGSGRGRRPQGSGGSEGGGAPQGNSGGGDS, encoded by the coding sequence ATGAAAGAAATTACGTGCAAAGGATCAAGTATAGACCTCGCAACTGACGAAGCGCTGAAACAACTGGGCGCCTCACGCGACGAAGTCGCCGTCGAACCAATCTCGGCTGGCTCATCAGGTTTCTTAGGATTATTTGGCGGCAAGCCTGCGGTTGTTCGCGTCTCACTGCGGCCCGATGAGAAGATTCAAGCGCTCGTCTTCATGCGCAACATTCTGCGCATGATGAGCGTTGAATCGGAAATGGACGTCCAAAAAGTAGACGGCGAAGTCCTCATCACATTGGGCGAGAGCGCATCGTCGCTGATTGGCTCACGCGGCCAAACGCTCGACTCGCTGCAGTATCTTGTCTCGCGCTTTCTCAGCGGCGACAAAGACCGCGATGATTTCAGCAAAGTCGTCATCGACATCGACAACTACCGCGACAAACGCGAAGACGACCTCAAAGACATGGCGCTGCGCATGGCGGAGCAAGTAGCAAGCACCAAACGCGATATGCGCACCGATCCGCTTACGGCTCCTGAGCGGCGCATCGTTCACATGACATTGAAAGAAAACCCCGACGTGACCACGTTCAGCATCGGCGACGGCTCACGCAAACGCATCGTCATCGCCACCACCGACAAAGACGCGCAACGCGCCCGACGTAACGACAGTCGCAGCGGAAGCGGAGAACGTCGCAGCAGCGGAGGCCGTTCCGGCGGACGCTCCAGCGGTGGTCGCTCAAGCAGCAATCGCTCCGGCGGACGCCCAAGCAATAACGGTGGAAACAGCGGCGGCGAAGGCGAACGCAAAGGCGGCAACAGCGGAAATTCGCGCGGCTCGCGCGGCGGCAGCGGACGCCGTCGCGGCGGCAGTGGACGCGGACGCCGTCCCCAAGGCAGCGGCGGAAGCGAAGGCGGCGGCGCCCCGCAAGGCAATAGCGGCGGCGGTGACAGCTAA
- a CDS encoding bifunctional (p)ppGpp synthetase/guanosine-3',5'-bis(diphosphate) 3'-pyrophosphohydrolase: MVLKQSEVDSRANLPFEDDFPILELLLRNYLSGDDIQRVRKAYDFAFEAHRDQKRASGEPYINHPIAVAEILGEYQMDADAVCAGLLHDVLEDTPYTLEDLKQRFGEKVASLVQGVTKVGRIGHAYRSENEVENLRRMLMATAEDIQVIVVKLADRLHNMKTLHFLPRPKQRLIAQQTVDIYAPLAHRLGFGRFKWQLEDMCLLFLHPEAYDVIKNSVSLKRREREQYIIQAVHDLEDGLEEKKITATVEGRAKHFYSIYMKMQRDNKTFEEIYDLIALRVICDSISDCYAVLGEVHTMWRQVGGRFKDYISNPKPNNYRSIHTTVLGPHGRLIEIQIRTLDMHLIAEQGVAAHWRYKEEKKRRPNKADGKWMDVLTQELPDTNDPEDFLRSIRTDFFSDEVFVYTPKGDLVRLPVDSTPIDFAYRIHTELGHICHGAKVNQRLVPLNHPLKTGDVVAVLTSANSHPSPAWLDIVKTASARNKIRRYLLESRWDELKDTGQNKLTKELKKAGFNALEFYNSDKAQSIAKSLKAKSLEEMFVNIGFGRISIKQVLARLLQPKAKPKTPKKEPKQSDQGSLVKLGDIDNIMYRLALCCNPLPGDNITGFVTRGRGVTIHKSSCRNIQHHNGEANRILPLFWEGNRSDRHLISIEVRSIDRRNLLSELSQTVGSTGTDILSCHSESVGELAVFRFKIEIRSTSHLNSVMQQLLGVAGVKTVRRMKDEPVNHTNAQQTKIDEKPS; encoded by the coding sequence ATGGTATTGAAGCAGTCAGAAGTTGATTCCAGGGCCAATTTACCGTTCGAGGATGATTTCCCCATTCTCGAACTGCTGCTGCGTAATTACCTCTCCGGCGATGATATCCAACGAGTGCGTAAGGCCTACGATTTCGCGTTTGAAGCCCACCGCGACCAAAAGCGCGCCAGCGGCGAACCCTATATCAACCACCCCATCGCCGTCGCCGAAATTCTGGGCGAATACCAGATGGACGCTGACGCCGTCTGCGCGGGCCTGCTGCATGACGTGCTGGAAGACACGCCTTATACGCTTGAAGACCTCAAGCAACGCTTCGGCGAAAAAGTCGCCAGCCTGGTGCAGGGCGTCACCAAAGTGGGGCGCATCGGCCACGCCTACCGCAGCGAGAACGAAGTTGAAAACCTGCGGCGGATGTTGATGGCCACCGCTGAAGACATTCAGGTCATCGTGGTCAAGCTGGCCGACCGCCTTCACAATATGAAGACGCTGCATTTTCTGCCGCGCCCCAAACAGCGCCTGATCGCCCAACAGACGGTCGATATCTATGCGCCCCTCGCTCACCGCCTCGGCTTCGGGCGCTTTAAATGGCAGCTCGAAGACATGTGTCTGCTGTTTTTGCACCCCGAAGCCTACGACGTCATCAAAAACAGCGTCTCGCTCAAACGCCGCGAGCGCGAACAATATATCATCCAGGCGGTCCATGATCTCGAAGACGGCCTCGAAGAGAAGAAGATCACCGCCACTGTCGAAGGCCGCGCCAAACACTTCTATAGCATCTATATGAAGATGCAGCGCGACAACAAAACCTTTGAAGAGATTTACGACTTGATCGCGTTGCGGGTCATCTGTGATTCCATCAGCGATTGCTATGCGGTGTTGGGCGAGGTGCACACCATGTGGCGCCAGGTCGGGGGGCGTTTTAAAGACTACATTTCAAATCCCAAACCCAATAATTACCGTTCGATTCACACCACCGTGCTCGGCCCGCACGGGCGCCTGATCGAGATTCAGATCCGCACGCTCGACATGCACTTGATCGCCGAACAAGGCGTCGCAGCGCATTGGCGTTACAAAGAAGAAAAAAAGCGCCGTCCCAACAAAGCCGACGGCAAATGGATGGACGTTCTCACTCAGGAACTGCCCGACACCAACGATCCAGAAGATTTTCTGCGCTCCATCCGCACCGACTTTTTTTCCGACGAAGTGTTCGTCTACACGCCCAAGGGCGACCTGGTGCGCTTGCCGGTCGATTCGACCCCGATTGATTTCGCCTATCGAATCCACACCGAGCTGGGGCATATTTGTCACGGCGCTAAGGTAAACCAGCGGTTGGTGCCGCTCAATCATCCATTAAAAACCGGGGATGTGGTCGCAGTCTTGACCAGCGCCAACAGCCACCCGTCGCCCGCATGGCTCGACATCGTCAAGACCGCGTCGGCGCGCAACAAAATCCGCCGCTATTTGTTGGAATCCCGCTGGGACGAGTTGAAAGACACCGGGCAAAATAAACTGACGAAGGAACTTAAAAAGGCGGGCTTCAACGCGCTGGAATTTTATAATTCTGATAAAGCCCAATCCATCGCCAAGTCATTGAAAGCCAAATCGCTGGAAGAAATGTTTGTCAACATCGGCTTTGGGCGCATCTCGATCAAACAAGTGTTGGCGCGACTGCTTCAACCAAAAGCCAAACCGAAAACGCCCAAAAAAGAGCCGAAACAATCCGACCAAGGCTCGCTGGTCAAACTCGGCGATATTGACAACATCATGTACCGCCTGGCGTTGTGCTGCAATCCGCTGCCGGGTGACAACATCACCGGGTTCGTCACGCGCGGGCGCGGCGTCACCATCCATAAATCATCCTGCCGCAACATCCAACATCACAATGGCGAAGCCAACCGCATCCTGCCGCTGTTTTGGGAAGGAAACCGCAGCGACCGCCATTTGATTTCTATCGAAGTTCGCTCCATCGACCGCCGCAACCTGCTGAGTGAATTATCACAAACCGTCGGCTCAACCGGGACCGACATTCTCTCGTGCCACAGTGAGTCGGTGGGAGAGTTGGCGGTATTTCGTTTCAAGATTGAGATTCGCTCGACCAGCCATCTCAACTCGGTCATGCAACAATTATTGGGCGTCGCCGGCGTCAAAACCGTTCGCCGAATGAAGGACGAACCTGTGAACCATACAAATGCGCAACAAACAAAAATAGACGAAAAACCGTCATGA
- a CDS encoding prepilin-type N-terminal cleavage/methylation domain-containing protein: MRQNAQGGFTLIELLIVVAIIGILAAIAVPNFLSAQIRAKVARVKTDISALAKAQEMYFLDNNSYPPESEDDIFTGRRPPQSRGLFFLTTPISYMNSLPSDPFQDTAEKRFNHAQAAYETGVYKKGKNNVAYAMFSQGPDIAENGIYSGQAFTGPQRNNGQGNSYATSNGITSAGDIFWYGGDPGVTRGLIVDGRTYNGGFPPNLGG, from the coding sequence ATGAGACAAAACGCCCAAGGCGGATTCACGCTGATTGAGTTATTAATCGTCGTCGCCATTATTGGAATATTGGCCGCGATTGCCGTGCCGAATTTTTTAAGCGCACAAATCCGCGCCAAGGTCGCGCGAGTAAAGACCGATATTAGCGCACTCGCCAAAGCGCAGGAAATGTATTTTCTTGATAACAACAGTTATCCGCCCGAATCAGAAGACGATATCTTCACCGGACGCAGGCCTCCGCAATCACGCGGCCTGTTTTTTTTAACGACGCCGATTTCCTATATGAATTCTCTGCCCAGCGATCCGTTTCAAGACACGGCGGAAAAACGCTTTAACCATGCACAAGCCGCCTATGAAACCGGCGTCTATAAAAAAGGCAAAAATAACGTCGCGTATGCGATGTTTTCACAGGGGCCTGACATTGCTGAGAACGGCATCTATTCAGGCCAAGCCTTCACCGGCCCTCAACGCAACAACGGACAGGGAAACAGTTACGCCACCTCCAACGGCATCACCAGCGCTGGCGACATATTCTGGTACGGCGGCGACCCCGGCGTAACCAGGGGCCTCATTGTTGACGGCAGAACCTACAACGGAGGGTTCCCTCCAAACCTGGGCGGATAA
- a CDS encoding addiction module protein: MSARELLIQALKLEPEDRFSIVEGLIQSLDAPNKHIDDLWAHEAEQRLLAYREGKLGGIAIEDVFKED; encoded by the coding sequence ATGAGCGCTCGTGAACTTCTCATACAAGCATTGAAACTTGAGCCGGAAGATCGATTCTCCATAGTGGAAGGACTCATACAAAGTCTGGATGCGCCGAATAAACATATTGATGATCTATGGGCCCACGAAGCAGAACAACGTCTTCTTGCGTATCGGGAAGGCAAACTTGGAGGTATTGCGATAGAGGACGTATTCAAGGAAGACTAA
- a CDS encoding type II toxin-antitoxin system RelE/ParE family toxin has translation MRVVFTEFAKQELDNAVDFYNQESSDLGKKFSNEVKMAVHRITHYPHAWSLLRGEVRKCLLHAFPYNVLYSVEKDHILIIAIAHQHREPDYWIDRNAT, from the coding sequence ATGCGCGTCGTTTTTACTGAATTTGCAAAACAAGAGTTAGACAATGCGGTTGATTTTTATAATCAAGAATCTTCCGATCTTGGAAAAAAATTTAGCAACGAAGTAAAAATGGCGGTTCACCGTATCACCCACTATCCACACGCATGGTCCTTGCTCCGGGGTGAAGTTAGAAAATGTCTATTGCATGCGTTTCCTTATAACGTGCTGTACTCCGTTGAAAAAGATCATATCCTCATCATTGCGATTGCGCATCAACATAGAGAACCCGATTACTGGATTGATCGCAACGCCACTTAG
- a CDS encoding superoxide dismutase, which yields MAYELPALPYAYDALEPNIDARTMEIHHTKHHQAYINKVNDALKGSEFEGKAIEDVIANLGSVPEAIRGAVRNNGGGHANHSLFWTVMGPNGGSPSGELAAAIDSDLGGFEKFKTDFSNAAATRFGSGWAWISVDGGKLVVESTANQDSPLSDGRTPILGLDVWEHAYYLNYQNRRPDYISAFFNVINWDEVAKRFAAAK from the coding sequence ATGGCTTACGAATTACCCGCATTGCCTTACGCTTACGACGCTCTCGAACCGAACATTGATGCGCGCACGATGGAGATTCACCACACCAAACACCATCAGGCCTATATCAATAAAGTCAACGACGCCCTCAAAGGCTCCGAATTTGAAGGCAAAGCAATTGAAGACGTGATTGCCAACCTCGGTTCCGTCCCTGAAGCCATTCGCGGCGCCGTGCGCAACAACGGCGGCGGCCACGCCAACCACTCGCTGTTCTGGACGGTGATGGGCCCCAACGGCGGCAGCCCCTCCGGCGAATTAGCAGCAGCCATTGATTCGGACTTGGGCGGATTTGAGAAATTCAAAACCGATTTCAGCAACGCAGCCGCAACCCGCTTCGGCAGCGGCTGGGCTTGGATTAGCGTTGACGGCGGCAAACTTGTCGTCGAAAGCACCGCCAACCAGGATTCGCCGCTCAGCGACGGTCGTACGCCGATTCTCGGCCTCGACGTTTGGGAACACGCCTACTACCTGAACTACCAGAACCGCCGTCCTGACTACATCTCCGCTTTCTTTAACGTTATTAACTGGGATGAAGTGGCAAAGCGCTTCGCGGCCGCCAAATAA
- a CDS encoding superoxide dismutase [Ni] — translation MKKRTLLAIAAVFGLMIAAGAILNAPQTVMAHCQIPCGIYGDDGRFATLAEHITTMEKSITLINELAEKEGAQNANQLTRWIINKEAHADEFADIITKYFLQQRLKPAESKSGAAYDAYIKKLTLCHEMLVGSMKVKQNSDVAHTKQLSELLEAFHTAYAAK, via the coding sequence ATGAAAAAACGCACCCTACTCGCAATTGCCGCTGTTTTTGGATTGATGATCGCAGCAGGCGCTATATTAAACGCGCCCCAAACCGTTATGGCTCACTGCCAGATTCCCTGTGGAATCTATGGCGACGACGGACGCTTCGCCACCTTGGCGGAACATATCACAACGATGGAAAAGTCAATTACATTAATCAATGAATTGGCCGAAAAAGAAGGCGCCCAAAACGCGAACCAGCTGACCCGCTGGATCATCAACAAAGAAGCCCACGCTGACGAGTTCGCTGATATCATCACCAAATACTTCTTGCAACAACGCCTGAAACCAGCGGAATCAAAATCGGGCGCCGCGTATGACGCCTACATCAAAAAATTGACCTTGTGCCATGAGATGTTAGTGGGTTCGATGAAGGTCAAACAAAATTCCGACGTTGCGCATACCAAACAACTTAGTGAATTGCTTGAAGCGTTCCATACGGCCTACGCCGCTAAGTAA